In the Kribbella sp. NBC_00482 genome, one interval contains:
- a CDS encoding citrate/2-methylcitrate synthase yields MSTTINVPPGLRNVIVTETTLGDVRGDEGFYHYREYSAIDLAKSKTLEDVWYLMFEGHLPTAAERDRFVAELAPLRVLPDEVSAVLPAIATAGTTFNPLAGLRTALSLLAAVRGLPKLWDVDPARRKADAMLVCAVTPTILAALYRLREGQQPLEPRADLSAAENWLYLVTGAAPTAVHATAIEHYLVSTVDHGFNASTFTARVIASTGADVVAAVAGAIGAFSGPLHGGAPDRALASLDEIGTPDRIDDWVRAKVSAGDRIMGFGHAVYRTEDPRSLMLRDIARGIGGDLVDFATTVEQRIVDVLAELKPGRNLYANVEFYAGVVMELCGIPRAMFTPTFAVSRIIGWSANILEQSTDPKIIRPSATYVGLQPPAPVPS; encoded by the coding sequence ATGTCAACAACGATCAATGTTCCGCCTGGCCTGCGCAACGTCATCGTCACCGAGACGACCCTCGGCGACGTCCGTGGGGACGAGGGTTTCTACCACTACCGCGAGTACTCGGCGATCGATCTCGCCAAGTCCAAGACCCTCGAAGACGTCTGGTACCTGATGTTCGAGGGCCACCTCCCGACCGCCGCCGAGCGCGACCGGTTCGTCGCCGAGCTCGCCCCGCTGCGCGTCCTCCCCGACGAGGTCAGCGCGGTCCTCCCGGCCATCGCGACCGCCGGTACGACGTTCAACCCGCTCGCCGGTCTCCGCACCGCGTTGTCGCTCCTCGCGGCTGTCCGTGGTCTCCCGAAGCTGTGGGATGTCGACCCGGCCCGCCGCAAGGCCGACGCGATGCTGGTCTGCGCAGTGACGCCAACCATCCTCGCGGCCCTGTACCGGCTTCGCGAAGGACAGCAGCCACTGGAGCCACGAGCCGACCTGTCAGCAGCCGAGAACTGGCTCTACCTCGTGACCGGCGCCGCACCTACCGCCGTCCACGCGACCGCGATCGAGCACTACCTCGTCTCGACCGTCGACCACGGCTTCAACGCGTCCACCTTCACCGCACGCGTCATCGCGTCCACTGGTGCGGACGTGGTCGCGGCCGTGGCTGGTGCGATCGGCGCCTTCTCCGGCCCGCTGCACGGCGGCGCGCCGGATCGCGCTCTCGCGAGCCTCGACGAGATCGGTACGCCGGACCGCATCGACGACTGGGTCCGCGCGAAGGTGTCCGCCGGCGACCGGATCATGGGGTTCGGGCACGCGGTGTACCGCACCGAGGACCCGCGGTCGCTGATGCTGCGTGACATCGCCCGCGGGATCGGCGGCGACCTCGTCGACTTCGCGACGACCGTGGAGCAGCGCATCGTCGACGTACTCGCCGAGCTGAAGCCGGGCCGCAACCTGTACGCCAACGTCGAGTTCTACGCCGGTGTCGTGATGGAGCTGTGCGGCATCCCGCGCGCCATGTTCACGCCGACGTTCGCCGTCAGCCGCATCATCGGCTGGTCCGCCAACATCCTCGAACAGTCCACCGACCCGAAGATCATCCGCCCGTCCGCGACGTACGTCGGCCTGCAGCCGCCCGCGCCCGTCCCTAGCTGA
- a CDS encoding YciI family protein, producing MAQYMFLLFDSEEWYDNLTRDEWQQAMKLHGEFTAAVEKAGARILGGEALERSSTASTVKNREGAEPLVTDGPFIETREALGGFYVIEARDLDQALELAKLCPSGNIEVRPVMATSEDAAPSA from the coding sequence ATGGCGCAGTACATGTTCCTGCTGTTCGACAGCGAGGAGTGGTACGACAACCTGACGCGCGACGAGTGGCAGCAGGCGATGAAGTTGCACGGGGAGTTCACGGCGGCGGTGGAGAAGGCCGGGGCGCGGATCCTCGGCGGGGAGGCGCTGGAGCGGTCCAGCACGGCGAGCACGGTCAAGAACCGCGAGGGCGCCGAACCGCTGGTCACCGACGGTCCGTTCATCGAGACGCGGGAGGCGCTCGGCGGGTTCTACGTGATCGAGGCGCGTGATCTCGACCAGGCGCTGGAGTTGGCCAAGCTCTGCCCGTCCGGCAACATCGAGGTCCGGCCGGTAATGGCGACGTCCGAGGACGCGGCTCCGTCGGCCTGA
- a CDS encoding RNA polymerase sigma factor produces MVTEAVEVTRVVDRAHRESWSTVLSSVVRLTRDLDLAEDCTQDAFVQALRTWPDGIPDNPAGWLTTVARRLALDRLRRETNLRRKLPLLVEQPANTEQPDDAEQPTDPLRLVFTCCHPALARESQVALTLRLICGLTTREVAAVLLIGEATAAARITRAKKKIAAAGIPYRIPADHELPARMDVVLTVVHLVYTAGYVATGAELTRTDLTGRAIELARMLERLMPDEPEPLALLGLLLMTEARGDARVSADGELVLLADQDRSRWDVKLLAEGVSRATAALQRGHGRFALQAAVAGLHVTAPSWEKTDWGQVVRMYDAMMVSWPTPIVALNRVAARSLVPGADLEAVLVELDALSKEPALATYAYLPATRADVLTRLDRPAQAAEAYEQAIRLTANETERRFLTTRLTNLNR; encoded by the coding sequence ATGGTGACGGAGGCGGTAGAGGTCACCCGGGTGGTGGACCGGGCGCACCGGGAGAGCTGGTCGACGGTGCTGTCGTCCGTGGTCCGGCTGACCCGGGACCTGGATCTCGCGGAGGACTGCACGCAGGACGCGTTCGTGCAGGCGCTGCGTACCTGGCCGGACGGGATTCCGGACAACCCGGCTGGCTGGCTGACGACGGTCGCCCGGCGGCTCGCGCTGGACCGGCTGCGGCGGGAGACGAATCTGCGGCGGAAACTGCCCCTTCTGGTGGAGCAGCCCGCCAACACCGAGCAGCCCGACGACGCTGAGCAGCCGACGGATCCGCTGCGGCTGGTGTTCACTTGCTGCCACCCGGCCCTGGCGCGGGAATCGCAAGTGGCGCTGACGTTGCGGCTGATCTGCGGGTTGACCACGCGAGAGGTCGCCGCCGTGCTGCTGATCGGCGAGGCGACGGCGGCGGCGCGGATCACCCGGGCGAAGAAGAAGATCGCGGCGGCCGGGATCCCGTATCGCATTCCGGCGGACCACGAGTTGCCGGCGCGGATGGATGTGGTGCTGACCGTCGTACACCTGGTGTACACGGCGGGGTACGTCGCCACGGGGGCGGAGCTGACGCGGACCGATCTGACCGGGCGGGCGATCGAGCTGGCGCGGATGCTGGAGCGGTTGATGCCGGACGAGCCGGAACCGCTAGCACTGCTAGGGCTGCTGTTGATGACCGAGGCGCGTGGTGACGCGCGGGTCAGCGCGGACGGTGAACTGGTGCTGCTGGCGGATCAGGACCGGTCGCGGTGGGACGTGAAGCTGTTGGCGGAGGGTGTGTCGCGGGCGACGGCGGCGTTGCAGCGGGGGCATGGGAGGTTCGCGTTGCAGGCGGCCGTTGCCGGGCTGCACGTGACGGCGCCGTCGTGGGAGAAGACGGACTGGGGGCAGGTGGTCCGCATGTACGACGCGATGATGGTGAGCTGGCCGACTCCGATCGTCGCGCTCAATCGGGTGGCTGCGCGCAGTCTGGTTCCTGGGGCCGATCTGGAGGCGGTCCTGGTCGAATTGGATGCCTTGAGCAAGGAGCCGGCGCTCGCGACGTACGCCTACCTCCCGGCGACCCGGGCCGATGTTCTCACCCGCCTCGACCGTCCCGCGCAAGCGGCCGAGGCCTACGAACAGGCGATCCGTCTGACCGCCAACGAAACCGAACGCCGCTTCCTCACCACCCGCCTCACCAACCTCAACCGCTAG
- a CDS encoding citrate/2-methylcitrate synthase: MPSEGDENYLTTAEVARRLQVKPATVYAYVSRGLLTSVRARGRRGSLFPAADVERLAARSVEHSGVVERIESELTLLQDDNLYYRGHSAHSLATTATLPQVATLLWTGQPPSDSGGVNPDLFGVEREGVELARAAMEVVPAGARLTDRLRVAVAVLGAADPLRFDLSATSVTAAAGRLIGTLVAALPGPIVTRTTLGGKLWPKLTDAEPRPEVLDAALILLADHGLAVSTVAARVAASARANLYAVISAGLGALDGQYHGAAPTLAYEFLDRAKHDPLKALSDQLRSGEPIPGFGHRIYQHRDPRADVLLELLGDHPIVSTVHAIAERTPTFPNSDLAIAAVMHAYGFRPDAGDALFALARMIGWTAHALEEYAAPALRFRTLGIYTGQTT; the protein is encoded by the coding sequence ATGCCGTCCGAAGGTGACGAGAATTACCTGACCACCGCCGAGGTGGCGCGCCGTCTGCAGGTCAAGCCGGCGACGGTCTACGCCTACGTCAGCCGCGGCCTCCTCACCAGCGTCCGAGCCCGCGGCCGCCGCGGCAGCCTCTTCCCCGCTGCCGACGTCGAACGCCTGGCCGCCCGCTCGGTAGAACACTCCGGCGTGGTCGAACGCATCGAATCCGAACTCACCCTCCTCCAGGACGACAACCTCTACTACCGAGGCCACTCCGCCCATTCCCTCGCCACCACCGCCACCCTCCCCCAAGTAGCCACCCTCCTCTGGACCGGCCAACCCCCATCAGACTCGGGTGGGGTGAACCCGGACTTGTTTGGGGTTGAGCGGGAGGGGGTGGAGCTGGCTCGGGCGGCTATGGAGGTGGTGCCGGCGGGGGCTCGGTTGACGGATCGGTTGCGGGTGGCGGTGGCGGTGTTGGGGGCTGCCGATCCGTTGCGGTTCGATCTGTCGGCGACGTCGGTGACTGCCGCGGCCGGGAGGTTGATCGGGACTCTGGTCGCGGCACTCCCGGGCCCGATCGTCACGCGCACGACGCTGGGCGGGAAGCTCTGGCCGAAGCTCACAGACGCAGAACCCCGACCCGAGGTACTCGACGCCGCACTCATCCTCCTGGCCGACCACGGACTCGCAGTCTCCACCGTCGCAGCCAGAGTCGCGGCCAGCGCCCGAGCGAACCTGTACGCCGTCATCTCGGCAGGTCTCGGCGCACTCGACGGCCAGTACCACGGCGCCGCACCGACCCTCGCGTACGAGTTCCTGGACCGAGCGAAACACGACCCGCTGAAGGCGTTGTCGGACCAGTTGCGTTCCGGCGAACCGATCCCCGGCTTCGGCCACCGCATCTACCAGCACCGCGACCCGCGCGCCGACGTACTGCTCGAACTCCTGGGCGACCACCCGATCGTCAGCACGGTCCACGCGATCGCCGAACGTACGCCGACCTTCCCCAACAGCGACCTCGCGATCGCCGCCGTCATGCACGCCTACGGCTTCCGCCCCGACGCCGGGGACGCCCTCTTCGCCCTAGCCCGCATGATCGGCTGGACCGCCCACGCCCTGGAGGAATACGCAGCCCCCGCCCTCCGCTTCCGAACCCTAGGCATCTACACCGGCCAAACCACCTAA
- a CDS encoding MFS transporter yields MTLPTLEDTGLTSARRYAVLAICCASLLISVMDISIVNMALPAIRDDLGASTAGLQWTVDSYTLVLASFLLLAGSTADRYGRKRMFRVGLTVFGLGSLLCSLAPSIETLIAARAVQAVGGTLLNPVAMAIVVTVFPERAERARAIGIFGATAGLSLVLGPILGGALVDGLGWRSIFWVNLPIVVLAVIFTSLYVPESRAAHGRRFDPIGQLLTVVLLGSVVSAIIEKNQWRTPLIAAAAVAAVLLIAYERRRREPLLELRLFRSVPFSSAVVIAMFAYTGFGAFLFVTTLYLQSVRHLSALDAGLCLLPVGLLICVLSPLTGRIVGARGPRLPLVVAGTALTLGALASLTIQASTPLLNVLAIFLFFGVFLGTINPPIANSAVSGMPASMAGLAGSVASVGRQTGTSLGVAIAGSIVGATATTDPRRFVRAEHVVWWPTFAMGLVVLALALVSTSRRARLTVQEL; encoded by the coding sequence ATGACCCTTCCAACGCTCGAGGACACTGGTCTGACCAGTGCCCGCCGGTACGCCGTCCTCGCGATCTGCTGCGCGAGCCTGCTGATCTCGGTGATGGACATCTCGATCGTGAACATGGCGCTGCCCGCGATCCGGGACGATCTCGGTGCCTCGACGGCCGGTCTGCAATGGACCGTCGACTCCTACACCCTGGTGCTGGCGAGCTTCCTGCTGCTGGCCGGCTCGACCGCCGACAGGTACGGCCGCAAGCGCATGTTCCGCGTCGGGCTGACCGTCTTCGGCCTCGGCTCGCTCCTCTGCAGTCTCGCCCCCAGCATCGAGACGCTGATCGCCGCCCGCGCTGTCCAGGCTGTCGGCGGCACGCTGCTCAACCCGGTCGCGATGGCGATCGTGGTGACCGTGTTCCCGGAGCGCGCCGAGCGCGCCCGCGCGATCGGGATCTTCGGCGCGACCGCCGGCCTCTCGCTCGTCCTCGGCCCGATCCTCGGCGGCGCGCTCGTCGACGGCCTCGGCTGGCGGTCGATCTTCTGGGTGAATCTGCCGATCGTCGTCCTCGCGGTGATCTTCACCAGCCTGTACGTCCCCGAGTCCCGCGCCGCCCACGGCCGCCGCTTCGACCCGATCGGCCAGCTCCTGACCGTCGTACTCCTCGGCAGCGTCGTGTCCGCGATCATCGAGAAGAACCAGTGGCGTACGCCGTTGATCGCCGCGGCCGCCGTCGCCGCGGTCCTCCTGATCGCGTACGAACGCCGCCGCAGAGAGCCGTTGCTCGAGCTCCGCCTGTTCCGCAGCGTCCCGTTCAGCTCGGCCGTGGTGATCGCGATGTTCGCCTACACGGGGTTCGGCGCGTTCCTGTTCGTCACCACGCTCTACTTGCAGAGCGTTCGGCACCTGTCCGCGCTCGACGCCGGTCTGTGCCTGCTGCCCGTCGGTCTCCTCATCTGCGTCCTCTCACCGCTGACGGGCCGGATCGTCGGCGCGCGCGGCCCACGCCTGCCACTCGTCGTCGCGGGTACGGCGCTGACGCTCGGAGCGCTCGCATCGCTCACGATCCAAGCGTCCACACCGCTGCTCAACGTGCTCGCGATCTTCCTGTTCTTCGGCGTCTTCCTCGGCACCATCAACCCGCCGATCGCGAACTCGGCGGTGTCCGGGATGCCGGCGTCGATGGCCGGTCTGGCCGGTTCGGTCGCGTCGGTCGGCCGTCAGACCGGTACGTCGCTCGGCGTCGCGATCGCCGGATCGATCGTCGGCGCCACCGCGACGACCGATCCGCGACGGTTCGTCCGCGCCGAGCATGTTGTCTGGTGGCCGACGTTCGCAATGGGGCTCGTCGTACTGGCGCTGGCTCTCGTCAGCACGAGCCGCCGCGCACGGCTCACGGTGCAGGAGCTGTAG
- a CDS encoding flavin-containing monooxygenase, which yields MEHLDVLIVGAGLSGIGAAYRIQTRCPDRTYAVLEGRDALGGTWDLFRYPGVRSDSDMFTLGFPFHPWRAAKAIADGPSILDYLHETASTYGIDKHIRFGQRVVRASWSSADALWTVDTADAAYTCSFLYVCSGYYDYDSGYVVDFDGKNDFQGRIVHPQHWPDQLDYAGQRVVVIGSGATAVTLVPAMAGTAEHVTLLQRSPSYVASRPAHDAVSDRIRAVLPENLAHRLIRGKNVVASTAIYNAFRRWPAHAAWLLNSTVAKQLPESIPVDPHFTPRYKPWDQRLCLVPDADLFKALRNGSASVVTEEIDRFTPTGLRLRSGRELEADLVVTATGLRMVALGNIQVTVDGRAVAPQDTFVYKGMMLSGVPNLAWCIGYTNNSWTLRSDLTSQYVCRLLNHLTATGTRICLPEVDPSEYDAPPRPVVDLSSGYIRRAAQILPRQGSQGPWRLRQNYPRDLITLRYNRLDDGVMQFS from the coding sequence ATGGAGCACCTCGACGTCCTGATCGTCGGCGCGGGCCTGTCCGGGATCGGCGCGGCGTACCGGATCCAGACCCGGTGCCCGGACCGCACGTACGCCGTACTCGAGGGCCGCGACGCGCTCGGCGGCACCTGGGACCTGTTCCGGTACCCGGGGGTGCGGTCGGACTCCGACATGTTCACGCTCGGGTTCCCGTTCCACCCGTGGAGGGCGGCGAAGGCGATCGCGGACGGGCCGTCGATCCTCGACTACCTGCACGAGACCGCGTCGACGTACGGGATCGACAAGCACATCCGCTTCGGCCAGCGCGTCGTCCGCGCCTCGTGGTCGTCCGCGGACGCGCTGTGGACCGTGGACACGGCGGACGCGGCGTACACCTGCTCGTTCCTCTACGTGTGCAGCGGGTACTACGACTACGACTCGGGGTACGTCGTCGACTTCGACGGAAAGAATGATTTCCAGGGCCGGATCGTGCACCCGCAGCACTGGCCGGACCAGTTGGACTACGCCGGTCAGCGCGTTGTCGTGATCGGCAGCGGCGCGACCGCCGTGACCCTGGTGCCTGCGATGGCGGGTACGGCGGAACACGTGACGCTGCTGCAACGGTCGCCGAGCTACGTCGCCTCTCGCCCGGCCCATGACGCGGTGTCGGACCGCATCCGCGCCGTACTGCCCGAAAATCTCGCGCACCGGCTGATCCGCGGGAAGAACGTTGTCGCGAGCACCGCGATCTACAACGCGTTCCGGAGATGGCCGGCACATGCGGCCTGGTTGTTGAACAGCACCGTGGCGAAGCAACTGCCCGAGTCGATCCCGGTCGATCCGCACTTCACGCCGCGGTACAAGCCGTGGGATCAGCGACTCTGCCTGGTCCCGGACGCGGACCTGTTCAAGGCGCTGCGCAACGGGTCGGCCTCGGTGGTGACCGAGGAGATCGACCGGTTCACGCCGACCGGGCTGCGGCTGCGCTCCGGGCGTGAACTGGAGGCCGATCTCGTGGTCACCGCGACCGGCCTCCGCATGGTTGCGCTCGGCAACATCCAGGTGACGGTCGACGGGCGGGCGGTGGCGCCGCAGGACACGTTCGTCTACAAGGGCATGATGCTGAGCGGCGTACCGAACCTCGCCTGGTGCATTGGGTACACCAACAACTCGTGGACGTTGCGCTCCGACCTCACCTCACAGTACGTGTGCCGGCTGCTCAACCACCTCACCGCAACCGGCACCCGCATCTGCCTTCCCGAGGTCGACCCTTCCGAGTACGACGCTCCACCCCGCCCCGTCGTCGACCTCTCCTCCGGCTACATCCGCCGAGCCGCCCAGATCCTCCCCCGCCAAGGCAGCCAAGGCCCCTGGCGCCTCCGCCAGAACTACCCCCGCGACCTCATCACGCTCCGCTACAACCGCCTCGACGACGGCGTCATGCAGTTCAGCTAG
- a CDS encoding MerR family transcriptional regulator produces MLEVNERGISIAEAAEHTGVSVHTLRYYERAGLVVTTVDRTAGGRRRYRKLDLDWIKICTRFRATGMPIRTIRRYAELVTAGRGNEKDRLELLETHRAEILTQLAQLTESLELIDHKIDVYRGRMQAGDADQLWAPRPDEG; encoded by the coding sequence GTGCTCGAAGTCAATGAACGCGGGATCAGCATCGCCGAAGCCGCCGAACACACCGGCGTCAGTGTCCACACGCTGCGGTACTACGAACGCGCCGGCCTGGTCGTCACCACCGTCGACCGGACCGCCGGCGGGCGCCGCCGCTACCGCAAACTCGACCTCGACTGGATCAAGATCTGCACCAGGTTCCGCGCCACCGGCATGCCGATCCGCACCATCCGCCGGTACGCCGAACTCGTCACCGCCGGCCGCGGCAACGAGAAGGACCGCCTCGAACTCCTCGAGACCCACCGCGCCGAGATCCTCACCCAACTGGCTCAGCTCACCGAAAGCCTCGAACTCATCGACCACAAGATCGACGTCTACCGAGGCCGCATGCAAGCCGGCGACGCCGACCAACTCTGGGCCCCTCGGCCTGATGAAGGCTAG